One window of the Zea mays cultivar B73 chromosome 3, Zm-B73-REFERENCE-NAM-5.0, whole genome shotgun sequence genome contains the following:
- the LOC111591154 gene encoding protein HEAT INTOLERANT 4-like: MICCYVQEDLWLSAFPVGTEWENIDKIKEFNWSFENLEKALEEGGELHGKTVYLFGSTEPQLLDVNGESKIVLIPIVVAKHTY, encoded by the exons ATGATTTGTTGCTATGTTCAGGAGGATCTATGGTTATCTGCTTTTCCTGTCGGTACTGAG TGGGAAAACATTGATAAGATAAAGGAGTTCAACTGGAGCTTTGAAAATTTAGAG AAAGCCTTAGAAGAAGGGGGCGAGCTTCATGGTAAAACAGTTTATCTGTTTGGAAGCACTGAGC CCCAACTATTGGATGTTAATGGCGAATCAAAGATAGTGCTTATTCCAATTGTAGTTGCT AAACACACCTATTGA